Proteins encoded within one genomic window of Manis pentadactyla isolate mManPen7 chromosome 4, mManPen7.hap1, whole genome shotgun sequence:
- the NXPH3 gene encoding neurexophilin-3 — MQLTRCCFVFLVQGSLYLVIYGQDDGPPGSEGSEHDDHESQPRPRMPRKRGHISPKSRPMANSTLLGLLAPPGEGWGVLGQPPNRPNHSPPSSAKVKKIFGWGDFYSNIKTVALNLLVTGKIVDHGNGTFSVHFRHNATGQGNISISLVPPSKAVEFHQEQQIFIEAKASKIFNCRMEWEKVERGRRTSLCTHDPAKTCSRDHAQSSATWSCSQPFKVVCVYIAFYSTDYRLVQKVCPDYNYHSDTPYYPSG, encoded by the exons ATGCAACTGACCCGCTGCTGCTTCGTGTTCCTAGTGCAGGGCAGCCTCTATCTG GTCATCTATGGCCAGGATGATGGGCCTCCCGGCTCAGAGGGCTCTGAGCACGATGACCATGAGAGCCAGCCCCGGCCCCGGATGCCTCGGAAACGGGGCCACATCTCACCTAAGTCCCGCCCCATGGCCAACTCCActctcctggggctgctggctccacctggggagggatggggggtcCTTGGGCAGCCCCCCAACCGCCCAAACCACAGCCCCCCATCTTCAGCCAAGGTAAAGAAAATCTTTGGCTGGGGCGACTTCTACTCCAACATCAAGACGGTAGCCCTGAACCTGCTTGTCACAGGGAAGATCGTGGACCATGGCAATGGTACCTTCAGCGTTCACTTCCGACACAATGCCACTGGCCAGGGCAACATCTCCATTAGCCTTGTGCCCCCCAGTAAAGCTGTAGAGTTCCACCAGGAGCAGCAGATCTTCATCGAAGCCAAGGCCTCCAAAATCTTCAACTGCCGAATGGAGTGGGAGAAGGTGGAACGGGGCCGCCGGACCTCCCTCTGCACCCACGACCCAGCCAAGACCTGCTCTCGAGACCATGCCCAAAGCTCAGCCACCTGGAGCTGCTCCCAGCCCTTCAAAGTCGTCTGCGTCTACATCGCCTTCTACAGCACAGACTATAGGCTCGTCCAGAAGGTGTGCCCAGATTACAACTACCACAGCGATACCCCCTACTACCcctctgggtga